The sequence GATTCGGTGGCGATGTTCGAAGCAACCCATGGCACCGCGCCGAAATACGCCGGCAAGGACTATGTCAACCCGGGTTCGCTGATTCTGTCGGCGGAAATGATGCTGCGCCACATGGGCTGGGTGGAAGCGGCCGACCTGATCATCGCCTCCATGCAGAAATCGATCACCTCGAAAAAGGTCACTTACGACTTTGCCCGCTTGATGGAAGGGGCGACCCAGGTTTCTTGCTCGGGCTTCGGCGAAGTCCTGATCGAAAACATGTAAGTCTGCGTGACTGCACAAAAAAAGCCGGAATCCGTTCCGGCTTTTTTACGTCCGCTGCTTAGTTAGCGCTTAGTTGGCGTTTAGTTAGCGCTACCGGAGAGCCATAAAAAAACCTCACCGCAGTGAGGTTTTTCACAAAAACTGCCAATATCGCAAAAACGATATTACGGAGCCTGGATGTTAGAAGCTTGCTTGCCTTTAGGGCCTTGCGTGACTTCGAACTGGACTTTTTGACCTTCTTTGAGGGTCTTGAAGCCGTTCATCTGGATTGCGGAAAAGTGTGCAAACAAATCTTCACCGCCGTCATCCGGAGTGATAAAGCCGAAGCCCTTAGAATCGTTGAACCACTTGACTGTACCTGTTGCCATAAAATAGCGTCTTTCAAATAATAACAATCACACGAGCCGTAAAAGCAAGAAGCTTCGCGTAACGCTGCCCCTTCTAGAACTTGCTCACTTCTATTAATAAGCGGAAACATGCTCACCAATGAATGTCATTCTTTGCGCAAAAAATAAAAAAGTCAAGTAATTTCCAATATGCAATTAAATTTCAGAAATCGATGCTTTTTCTGCTCTTGATTTAATCTGTTCCAACGTCATCTGCATAGCAATCGGAAAACGCGTAATATCGATATAAACGTTATTTTATTCAGTGTGGCGCGTTGCGCATTTGCAGGAAGGTTTTAGAATAGGCGCATGGTAACCAAGCATGAAGACGGGACAGTAGCGACGCGACAAGAGCAGAAGCTCAAGCCGCCACCCATGTATCAGGTATTTTTACTGAATGACGACTACACTCCAATGGAGTTCGTGGTTGCCATCCTGCAGGAATA comes from Collimonas pratensis and encodes:
- a CDS encoding cold-shock protein, whose protein sequence is MATGTVKWFNDSKGFGFITPDDGGEDLFAHFSAIQMNGFKTLKEGQKVQFEVTQGPKGKQASNIQAP